The following coding sequences lie in one Pelobacter seleniigenes DSM 18267 genomic window:
- a CDS encoding acylphosphatase: MPQTRAEVIISGRVQGVGFRYSTFRVAQRNGLTGWCRNNPDHTVAAVFEGEQEALEAMLEWCRRGPALARVDDVQVRWGEATGEFSTFSIEP; encoded by the coding sequence GTGCCGCAAACAAGGGCGGAGGTTATTATCAGCGGCCGGGTGCAGGGGGTCGGTTTTCGCTACAGCACCTTCCGAGTCGCACAGCGGAACGGTCTGACCGGCTGGTGTCGAAACAATCCCGATCATACCGTAGCGGCCGTTTTTGAAGGTGAGCAGGAGGCCCTGGAAGCTATGCTGGAATGGTGTCGGCGGGGTCCAGCCCTGGCCCGGGTCGACGACGTTCAGGTCCGCTGGGGAGAAGCCACCGGCGAGTTCAGCACTTTTAGTATCGAGCCCTGA
- a CDS encoding polyamine ABC transporter substrate-binding protein: MKWVLVWGCLWFSCLATPALAEDRVVNVYNWSDYVAEDTIANFTAATGIKVVYDVYDANETLEAKLFAGRTGYDVVFPSAHPFAGRHIAAGLYATLDKSQLTNLKHLDPMVEKILQAMDPGNAHLVPYMWGTTGIGYNVAKVKALLGEQAPRNSWELLFNPQYAAKLADCGISLLDDEQEALGAALLYLGKDANSTSAEDIAAAAEVINKVRPYIRYFHSSQYINDLANGDICVAHGYSGDVLQARDRAEEAGQGVQVAYSIPREGAIMWIDVMAIPADAPHPEEAHAFINYLLEPQVIAGISNYVAYANPNKDATALLDEGIRNDPSIYPPEEVMARLVVPTAMPNKIQRLKTRTWTRIKTGY; the protein is encoded by the coding sequence ATGAAGTGGGTATTGGTTTGGGGATGTCTATGGTTCAGTTGCCTGGCAACACCGGCGTTGGCGGAAGATCGGGTCGTGAATGTTTACAACTGGTCCGATTATGTTGCTGAAGACACGATTGCCAATTTTACCGCAGCAACCGGCATCAAGGTTGTTTACGATGTCTATGATGCCAATGAGACTCTGGAAGCCAAACTGTTCGCCGGGCGCACCGGTTATGATGTGGTCTTCCCTTCGGCGCACCCTTTTGCCGGCCGGCACATCGCTGCCGGTTTGTATGCCACTTTGGATAAAAGCCAACTGACGAACCTGAAGCATCTTGATCCGATGGTGGAGAAAATCCTGCAGGCCATGGATCCGGGCAATGCCCATCTGGTCCCATATATGTGGGGAACCACGGGGATCGGCTATAATGTCGCCAAGGTGAAAGCGTTGCTTGGCGAGCAAGCGCCGCGCAATTCCTGGGAACTGCTGTTCAATCCGCAGTACGCTGCGAAGCTTGCCGACTGTGGCATCTCCCTGCTTGACGACGAGCAGGAGGCGCTCGGTGCGGCCCTGCTTTACCTCGGCAAGGATGCCAATTCCACCTCTGCCGAAGATATTGCCGCGGCAGCCGAAGTGATCAACAAGGTCCGCCCCTATATCCGTTACTTTCATTCCTCCCAATATATCAATGATCTGGCCAACGGCGACATCTGCGTTGCCCACGGCTACTCCGGCGATGTCTTGCAGGCCAGGGACCGGGCTGAAGAAGCCGGCCAGGGAGTGCAGGTCGCTTACAGTATCCCCCGAGAAGGGGCCATCATGTGGATCGATGTCATGGCCATTCCGGCTGATGCCCCGCATCCGGAGGAAGCCCACGCCTTTATCAATTACCTGCTCGAGCCGCAGGTGATTGCCGGGATTAGTAATTATGTCGCCTATGCCAACCCCAACAAAGATGCCACCGCGTTGCTTGACGAAGGTATCCGCAATGATCCGAGTATCTATCCGCCGGAAGAGGTCATGGCCCGGCTGGTGGTTCCTACGGCCATGCCCAACAAGATCCAGCGTCTGAAGACCAGAACCTGGACCCGCATCAAGACCGGGTACTGA
- a CDS encoding TIGR03790 family protein, with product MILQRPGYQFAIVPLALLLLVLAVLPAVALGPKNILLIANRAVPHSVELARYYQQKRLVPETNLLTVTMPAEEQCSRQEYQQQLLAPLRQRLAQPGAEKIHCLVLFYGLPLKILAEQPAAADSTAEGAQASGLAVSSAAVDSEIALARVEDYPLAGWLANPLLEKRGGQGAVETVLLVSRLDAATPDIVRRMIDDSLATERSGLRGKAYFDARWPANGGQGAYQRYDTALHQAARTTAAISRLEVVLEETEALLAAAPQAAIYSGWYSLGAYTDIFTWQPGAVGYHIASGECTTLKQAASQGWCKRMLDSGAAATLGPVAEPYVQAFPRPDLFFGYLLDGYYSLVESYFYSLPYLSWQMILLGDPLYRPFRN from the coding sequence ATGATTTTGCAAAGGCCCGGGTATCAATTTGCCATTGTGCCGCTGGCCCTGCTGCTGCTCGTTCTGGCCGTGCTGCCGGCGGTAGCGCTGGGTCCGAAGAATATCCTGCTGATTGCCAACCGGGCGGTTCCCCACAGTGTTGAACTGGCCCGCTATTATCAGCAAAAAAGACTCGTCCCGGAGACCAATCTGCTGACGGTGACCATGCCCGCCGAGGAGCAGTGCAGCCGCCAGGAGTATCAACAGCAGCTGCTGGCACCGCTGCGGCAGAGGCTGGCCCAGCCCGGAGCGGAAAAGATTCACTGTTTAGTGCTGTTTTACGGGCTACCCCTGAAAATTCTGGCAGAGCAACCCGCCGCCGCGGATTCCACCGCTGAGGGCGCGCAAGCAAGTGGCCTGGCGGTCAGTTCTGCCGCCGTTGACTCCGAAATCGCCCTGGCCCGCGTAGAGGATTATCCATTGGCAGGCTGGCTTGCTAATCCTTTGTTGGAAAAGCGCGGGGGGCAGGGGGCTGTCGAAACGGTCCTGCTGGTTTCCCGCCTGGATGCGGCGACCCCGGATATCGTGCGCCGGATGATCGATGACAGTCTGGCCACAGAGCGCAGTGGGCTGCGGGGGAAGGCTTATTTCGATGCCCGCTGGCCGGCGAATGGCGGGCAGGGCGCTTACCAGCGCTATGATACCGCCCTGCATCAGGCGGCCAGGACCACGGCTGCCATCAGCCGTCTGGAGGTGGTTCTGGAGGAGACCGAGGCGCTTCTCGCGGCAGCCCCGCAGGCGGCCATTTACAGTGGCTGGTACAGCCTGGGTGCTTATACCGATATCTTTACCTGGCAACCCGGTGCAGTTGGTTACCATATTGCCAGCGGCGAATGTACCACCTTGAAGCAAGCTGCCAGCCAGGGCTGGTGTAAACGAATGCTCGATTCCGGCGCGGCGGCGACCCTGGGGCCGGTGGCCGAGCCCTATGTCCAGGCCTTTCCGCGCCCCGACCTGTTCTTCGGCTATTTGCTCGATGGCTATTACTCGCTGGTGGAAAGCTATTTTTACAGTCTCCCTTACCTGTCCTGGCAGATGATCCTTCTCGGCGATCCGCTGTATCGTCCGTTTCGTAACTGA
- the rsmI gene encoding 16S rRNA (cytidine(1402)-2'-O)-methyltransferase, producing the protein MSGLLYVVATPIGNLEDITYRAVRILAEVEMIAAEDTRHSRKLLDHYAIRTPLISYHEHNEEQRAEQLLDKLQAGHSLALISDAGTPCIADPGFRLVSRCRAAGIEVVAVPGPSALVAALSISGLPTDGFRFVGFVPAKAHARQQFLERYQNESHTVACYETPHRLQKCLADIVAVCGADRPLAIARELTKRHEELFTGSAAEALEHFSAGAVKGELVLLLAPAVQAAPTLTVTESLRQLRADTELSWKEIVRQVAREHNLPGSDVYRESLALRAED; encoded by the coding sequence GTGAGCGGTCTTCTCTATGTGGTGGCAACGCCCATCGGCAACCTGGAGGATATCACTTATCGGGCGGTGCGAATTTTGGCGGAGGTGGAGATGATCGCCGCCGAGGACACCCGGCACAGTCGCAAATTGCTCGATCATTATGCCATCAGAACCCCGCTAATCTCCTATCATGAGCATAATGAGGAACAGCGTGCCGAACAACTGCTTGACAAGCTTCAGGCTGGCCACTCTTTGGCATTGATCAGCGATGCCGGGACCCCCTGTATTGCCGATCCCGGCTTCCGGCTGGTTTCGCGCTGCAGAGCTGCCGGGATCGAGGTGGTTGCGGTTCCCGGTCCTTCAGCCCTGGTTGCGGCCCTGTCCATCTCCGGGTTGCCTACAGACGGTTTTCGTTTTGTCGGTTTTGTTCCGGCCAAGGCGCACGCCCGGCAGCAGTTTCTGGAACGCTACCAAAACGAATCGCATACGGTGGCTTGCTACGAAACCCCCCATCGGCTGCAGAAATGCCTGGCCGATATCGTCGCCGTCTGCGGCGCGGACCGCCCGCTGGCCATAGCTCGCGAGCTGACCAAACGCCATGAAGAACTGTTCACCGGGAGTGCCGCCGAAGCACTGGAGCATTTCAGCGCGGGAGCGGTCAAGGGCGAACTGGTCTTGCTGCTGGCTCCGGCCGTGCAGGCGGCGCCGACCCTGACCGTCACCGAATCCCTCCGGCAATTGCGGGCGGACACCGAGCTGAGCTGGAAGGAGATCGTCCGGCAGGTCGCGCGGGAACACAACCTGCCGGGCAGCGATGTTTATCGCGAATCGCTGGCCCTACGGGCGGAGGACTGA
- the ligA gene encoding NAD-dependent DNA ligase LigA translates to MASDTPLDFEEARQQHQQLATSLHHHNYQYHALDRPEISDAEYDRLMQQLLQLEQQFPQLVTPESPSQRVGSTPLESFPPARHSQPMLSLENAFNTADLIEFDARIKRFLSSTADIEYICEPKLDGVAVALTYEQGKLVRGATRGNGTVGEDITQNIRTINAVPLQLRGDFPERLEVRGEVYMELAAFRQVNEQRREEGEATYANPRNLTAGSLRQLDARLTAARPLTMCCYGCGEMSGASPKSHMELLEALSRWGLKVNLDIVRVVPAIAGVAARYLELMEQRDDLPYEIDGMVVKVNAIELQQELGEKSRTPRWAIAGKFPARQEQTVVESVRLQVGRTGAITPVANLRPVNVSGVTVSSASLHNWDEIERLGVMIGDTVVVERAGDVIPDIVKVLTEHRTGQEQPIVQPERCPVCNSLVVREEGEVVPRCQGVDCPAQLKESLKHFCSRGAMDIEGLGDKFIDQMLRLELVSSLADLYRLKRDDLFQFERMGEKLAENLLGAIAASKQRPLENFIYGLGIRHVGNHLAKVLSRRYPDLDALAEADYDELIELHEIGPQVAKSVTLFFRTESNRQLLAELKKLGVKPQASASQPAGELFKGKTFVFTGALERFTRKEGEHLVEAQGGRASGSVSKKTDYVVAGPGAGSKLAKAEQLGIAVLSEEEFLQLLEKE, encoded by the coding sequence ATGGCATCAGACACCCCGCTAGATTTTGAAGAAGCGCGCCAGCAGCATCAGCAATTGGCGACCAGCCTGCACCATCATAATTATCAGTATCATGCTCTGGACCGGCCTGAGATCAGCGACGCTGAATATGACCGGCTGATGCAGCAGCTGCTGCAACTTGAGCAGCAGTTCCCACAGCTGGTCACCCCGGAATCACCTTCGCAGCGGGTCGGCAGCACCCCGCTGGAAAGTTTCCCGCCGGCCCGGCATTCCCAACCGATGTTGTCCCTGGAAAACGCCTTCAACACCGCCGACTTGATCGAATTTGATGCCCGGATCAAACGGTTCCTCTCCAGCACCGCCGACATCGAGTATATCTGCGAACCGAAACTGGACGGGGTGGCGGTGGCCCTGACCTATGAGCAGGGCAAACTGGTGCGCGGCGCGACCCGCGGCAACGGTACGGTCGGCGAGGACATCACCCAGAATATCCGTACCATCAATGCGGTGCCCTTGCAATTGCGGGGGGATTTTCCGGAACGCCTCGAAGTCCGCGGCGAGGTCTACATGGAACTTGCCGCCTTCCGCCAGGTTAACGAACAGCGCCGCGAAGAAGGTGAAGCCACTTACGCCAACCCGCGCAACCTGACCGCCGGCAGCCTGCGTCAACTCGATGCCCGGCTGACCGCGGCGCGCCCGTTGACCATGTGCTGCTACGGCTGTGGCGAGATGTCTGGAGCAAGCCCGAAATCCCATATGGAACTGCTCGAAGCACTCAGCCGCTGGGGGCTCAAAGTCAACCTGGATATTGTCCGGGTCGTCCCGGCCATCGCCGGCGTTGCCGCCAGATACCTGGAACTGATGGAGCAGCGCGACGACCTGCCCTATGAAATCGACGGCATGGTGGTCAAGGTCAATGCCATCGAACTGCAACAGGAACTGGGGGAAAAGAGCCGCACACCGCGCTGGGCCATTGCCGGTAAGTTCCCGGCCCGCCAGGAACAGACCGTGGTGGAATCGGTTCGTCTTCAGGTCGGCCGCACCGGCGCTATCACCCCGGTGGCCAATCTGCGGCCGGTCAATGTCAGCGGCGTGACGGTGTCCAGCGCCAGCCTCCACAACTGGGATGAGATCGAACGGCTCGGGGTAATGATCGGCGATACGGTCGTGGTCGAGCGGGCCGGAGATGTCATCCCGGATATTGTCAAGGTCCTGACCGAGCATCGCACCGGCCAGGAACAACCCATCGTCCAGCCGGAGCGCTGCCCGGTCTGCAATTCCCTGGTGGTTCGCGAAGAAGGCGAAGTGGTGCCGCGCTGTCAGGGGGTCGATTGCCCGGCCCAGCTCAAGGAATCCCTCAAGCATTTCTGCTCCCGCGGCGCCATGGACATCGAAGGGCTCGGTGATAAATTTATCGATCAGATGTTGCGCCTGGAACTGGTCAGCAGTCTGGCCGACCTTTACCGGCTGAAGCGGGATGACCTGTTCCAGTTCGAGCGAATGGGCGAGAAATTGGCGGAGAACCTGCTCGGAGCCATTGCCGCAAGCAAGCAGCGGCCATTGGAAAACTTCATTTATGGCCTCGGCATCCGCCATGTCGGCAATCACCTGGCCAAGGTTCTGAGCCGCCGCTATCCCGACCTGGACGCCCTGGCCGAGGCCGACTATGATGAGCTTATTGAGCTGCACGAAATCGGCCCGCAGGTAGCCAAAAGCGTGACCCTGTTTTTTCGCACCGAGAGCAACCGACAGCTACTGGCCGAGCTGAAAAAACTGGGAGTCAAACCGCAAGCGTCCGCCAGCCAGCCCGCCGGAGAATTGTTTAAAGGAAAAACTTTCGTTTTCACCGGGGCACTGGAACGTTTTACCCGCAAGGAAGGGGAACATCTGGTCGAAGCCCAGGGCGGCCGAGCCAGCGGCTCGGTCAGTAAAAAAACCGATTATGTGGTAGCCGGCCCCGGTGCCGGCAGCAAGCTGGCCAAGGCCGAGCAGCTCGGTATCGCCGTACTGAGCGAAGAGGAGTTTTTACAGTTGCTCGAAAAGGAGTGA
- a CDS encoding ABC transporter permease subunit, producing the protein MRKPWFLFSMLAFGYAFLYGPIVSLVIYSFNKSRLVTVWGGFSTHWYRELFADEQILSAAWLSLKIAALNASLAVVLGLFAGFSLARFGRFRGRGFLSSMVGAPLVMPDVIIGLSTLLLFVGLQQLTGWPETRGMITILLAHVTFSAAYVTVVVQSRLVDMDIALEEAAMDLGARPWKVFLLITLPVIAPAISAGWLLAFTLSLDDLVIASFVSGPGATTLPMVVYSSVRLGVSPVINALASLILLVVTSGIVLTGIVLHRQERRHERSRLPR; encoded by the coding sequence ATGCGTAAGCCTTGGTTCCTGTTCAGCATGCTGGCGTTCGGTTATGCTTTTCTGTACGGGCCGATCGTCTCGCTGGTGATTTATTCCTTTAACAAGTCGCGTTTGGTCACGGTCTGGGGCGGTTTTTCAACGCACTGGTATCGGGAACTGTTTGCCGATGAGCAGATCCTTTCCGCAGCCTGGCTGAGCCTGAAAATTGCTGCCCTCAATGCCAGCCTGGCGGTGGTTCTGGGACTGTTCGCCGGTTTCTCCCTGGCCCGCTTCGGACGCTTTCGGGGGCGCGGATTCCTCTCCAGCATGGTCGGCGCGCCGCTGGTGATGCCGGACGTGATCATCGGGCTGTCGACGTTGCTGTTGTTTGTCGGTCTGCAGCAGCTGACCGGCTGGCCGGAAACCCGTGGGATGATCACCATCCTGCTGGCTCATGTAACCTTCAGCGCCGCTTATGTGACGGTGGTGGTGCAGTCGCGGTTGGTCGATATGGATATTGCTTTGGAAGAGGCGGCGATGGACTTGGGCGCCCGGCCGTGGAAGGTGTTTTTGCTGATTACCCTGCCGGTGATCGCTCCGGCGATCAGTGCCGGTTGGTTGCTGGCGTTCACGCTGTCGCTGGATGACCTGGTGATCGCCAGTTTTGTCTCCGGTCCGGGAGCCACCACCTTGCCGATGGTGGTCTATTCCAGCGTCCGCCTGGGGGTGAGTCCGGTCATCAACGCCCTGGCCAGTCTGATCCTGTTGGTGGTCACCAGCGGGATTGTGCTGACCGGGATTGTGCTGCACCGACAGGAACGGCGGCACGAGCGCAGCCGGCTGCCGCGCTGA
- a CDS encoding ABC transporter ATP-binding protein, with protein sequence MARPDSRAYEPWQDVNASPLVRIEGVTKTFGDTYAVDNVSVDIYRGEFFSLLGSSGCGKTTLLRMLAGFEQPTAGRIFIDGTDITHVPPYERPVNMMFQSYALFPHMNVERNIAFGLRQEKLPKGEIQERVNDALQLVKMTEYARRRPEQLSGGQRQRVALARALVKRPKILLLDEPLGALDKKLREHTQFELVNIQEKLGITFIMVTHDQEEAMTMSTRMAVMNDGVIVQLGTPAYIYEYPATRFIAEFVGAANVIEGRVLAVQEDCLSIYSDAYDCELLIQHHKPMDIGAPVAVALRPEKVHMVEAPAAAPAAVNTISGIVSEIAYLGDISIYHIRTTGGQLLQAQLTNRNRGENPGPTWDQPVQLTWHQSSGVVLDA encoded by the coding sequence ATGGCCCGGCCGGATTCCAGGGCTTATGAACCCTGGCAGGATGTCAACGCCAGTCCGTTGGTGAGGATCGAAGGGGTGACCAAGACGTTCGGTGACACGTACGCCGTCGACAACGTCAGCGTCGATATCTATCGTGGAGAGTTCTTTTCCCTGCTCGGGTCGTCCGGGTGCGGCAAGACCACCCTGCTGAGAATGCTGGCCGGATTCGAACAGCCGACGGCGGGGCGGATTTTCATCGATGGGACGGACATCACCCATGTCCCCCCCTATGAGCGTCCGGTCAACATGATGTTTCAGTCCTATGCGTTGTTCCCCCACATGAATGTGGAAAGGAACATCGCCTTCGGCCTGCGCCAGGAAAAACTGCCGAAAGGGGAAATTCAGGAGCGGGTGAACGACGCCCTGCAGCTGGTCAAAATGACCGAGTACGCCCGACGCAGACCGGAGCAGCTGTCCGGTGGTCAGCGCCAGCGGGTGGCTTTGGCCCGGGCGCTGGTCAAACGACCCAAAATTCTGCTGCTTGACGAACCTCTTGGGGCGTTGGATAAAAAATTGCGTGAGCATACCCAGTTTGAACTGGTGAACATCCAGGAAAAGCTCGGCATCACTTTCATCATGGTGACCCACGATCAGGAAGAGGCGATGACCATGTCAACGCGGATGGCGGTCATGAACGACGGGGTCATTGTCCAGTTAGGCACCCCGGCGTACATTTACGAATACCCGGCGACCCGTTTTATCGCCGAGTTCGTTGGTGCCGCCAATGTCATTGAGGGGCGGGTTCTCGCGGTGCAGGAGGATTGCCTGAGCATTTACAGTGATGCCTATGACTGCGAACTGCTGATCCAGCATCATAAGCCGATGGATATCGGCGCGCCGGTCGCGGTGGCGCTGCGGCCGGAGAAGGTCCACATGGTTGAGGCGCCGGCTGCCGCTCCGGCCGCGGTCAACACCATCTCCGGTATTGTCTCGGAAATTGCCTATCTCGGCGATATCTCCATCTATCACATCCGCACCACCGGCGGTCAGCTGCTGCAGGCGCAACTGACCAACCGTAACCGGGGTGAGAATCCCGGGCCGACCTGGGACCAACCCGTTCAGCTGACCTGGCATCAGTCCAGCGGAGTGGTCCTGGACGCATGA
- a CDS encoding ABC transporter permease subunit → MSWRRVQGVAHRLHGRPLVILVPILWFSIFFLAPFLFVLKISFAESLLALPPFSALVQFSADGLLQIRLNIANYLLLLEDSLYFRAFVNSIKVAGISAFLTLLVGYPMALGITRVRARWRLVLLMLVILPFWTSFLIRVYAWIGLLKNNGLLNNLLLWLGVIDQPLPLLHSDFAVYLGIVYSYLPFMVLPLYATLIKLDQSLLEAAEDLGCRPLRSFWSVTFPLSLPGVIAGCLLVFIPAVGEFVIPDLLGGPDSLMIGKILWNEFFTNRDWPVASAIAVLLLLLLVVPMILFQRVQGRTQDQPERLKGAPDA, encoded by the coding sequence ATGAGCTGGCGACGGGTGCAGGGGGTTGCTCATCGCCTGCACGGCCGGCCGCTGGTCATCCTGGTGCCGATCCTCTGGTTCAGTATCTTTTTCCTGGCCCCGTTTCTGTTCGTCCTCAAGATCAGCTTTGCCGAATCGCTGCTGGCGTTGCCACCGTTTTCAGCTTTGGTTCAGTTCTCGGCCGACGGCCTGCTGCAGATCCGACTGAATATCGCCAACTATCTGCTCTTGCTGGAAGATTCGCTGTATTTCCGGGCTTTTGTCAATTCCATCAAGGTGGCCGGGATTTCCGCATTTTTAACCCTGCTGGTCGGTTATCCCATGGCCCTGGGAATTACCCGGGTCAGGGCGCGCTGGCGGTTGGTCCTGCTGATGCTGGTGATTCTGCCGTTCTGGACCAGCTTTTTGATCCGCGTCTATGCCTGGATTGGCCTGCTGAAGAATAACGGCCTGCTCAACAATCTGCTGCTCTGGCTGGGAGTGATCGATCAGCCGTTGCCGCTGCTGCACAGCGATTTTGCCGTATATTTGGGGATTGTTTATTCCTACCTGCCGTTCATGGTGTTGCCCCTCTACGCCACCCTGATCAAGCTGGATCAAAGTTTGCTCGAGGCGGCCGAGGATCTTGGCTGCCGGCCGCTACGCAGTTTCTGGAGCGTGACCTTTCCCCTCTCTTTGCCAGGAGTGATTGCCGGCTGCCTGCTGGTGTTCATTCCGGCCGTCGGTGAGTTCGTCATCCCCGACCTGCTCGGCGGTCCGGACAGTCTGATGATCGGCAAGATTCTCTGGAACGAATTTTTCACCAACCGCGATTGGCCGGTGGCCTCGGCCATTGCGGTATTGCTGTTGTTGCTGCTGGTTGTGCCGATGATCCTCTTTCAGCGGGTTCAGGGACGGACCCAGGATCAGCCCGAACGCCTGAAGGGAGCTCCCGATGCGTAA
- a CDS encoding TraR/DksA family transcriptional regulator — MNIVDSDLCHLELDEQYMNSKQQSYFRHKLLCWREGLLAELKQSQDRIRSNEPSGGDLIDQSVHDRNKIMDFIARDRVEKTIVQINAALRRLDEGSYGYCLASGEEIGLQRLHAYPIATLSVEAQEQLENRQRLVHC, encoded by the coding sequence ATGAATATTGTCGATAGCGATCTTTGTCATTTGGAGCTGGATGAGCAGTACATGAACAGCAAACAGCAGAGCTATTTTCGCCACAAACTGCTGTGCTGGCGGGAAGGGTTGCTGGCCGAGCTGAAACAATCGCAGGATCGAATCCGCAGCAATGAACCAAGCGGCGGCGACCTGATCGATCAGAGTGTGCATGACCGCAACAAAATCATGGACTTCATCGCCCGTGACCGAGTCGAAAAGACCATCGTGCAGATCAATGCCGCGTTGCGCCGGCTGGATGAGGGTTCTTACGGTTATTGCCTGGCATCAGGTGAAGAGATCGGCCTGCAGCGGCTGCATGCCTATCCGATCGCAACGCTCTCCGTGGAAGCCCAGGAGCAACTAGAAAACCGTCAGCGCCTCGTCCACTGCTGA
- a CDS encoding NCS2 family permease, whose translation MLEEFFKIKERHSSVRTEVIAGITTFLTAAYIVFVNPDILSATGMDQGALTTVTCLTAGLATLLLALWANVPLMMAPGMGLNAFFAFVLVAGQKLPWQTALGVVFLSGVFFLILTWLGLRERIVHAIPMSLRLATSIGIGLFIAFIGMKNLGLIVKNDATLVGLGPLTPPVLLGLLGLLLIAIFEIRKIRGSILLAILIIAVIGMLTGFSPVPTGLVAIPPSISPIAFKLDIMGALKLSMWANIFAFMFVDLFDSLGTMLAVCREAGLADEKGDIVELPVMLKADALATVGGALLGTSTTTTYIESASGVSDGGRTGLASVVTALLFLLAAFFTPVIVAIPAFATAPALIAVGIFMMRGVRDIDFYNFEEGLPAFLTFVMMPLSFSIAKGLAFGFLSFVLIKICLGKAKECDPFLIGAAFFSALSLIY comes from the coding sequence ATGCTGGAAGAATTTTTCAAAATCAAAGAGCGGCATTCGAGTGTCCGCACTGAAGTTATCGCGGGAATCACCACTTTTCTGACTGCTGCCTATATTGTTTTTGTCAATCCCGACATTTTGTCGGCCACCGGGATGGATCAAGGAGCACTAACCACGGTCACCTGTCTGACCGCCGGATTGGCCACGCTGCTGCTCGCTTTGTGGGCCAATGTTCCGTTGATGATGGCACCGGGCATGGGCCTGAACGCCTTTTTTGCCTTTGTGCTGGTTGCCGGGCAGAAACTGCCCTGGCAGACCGCCCTTGGCGTGGTGTTTCTGTCCGGGGTCTTTTTCCTGATTCTGACCTGGCTGGGCCTGCGCGAACGGATTGTTCATGCCATTCCCATGTCCCTGCGCCTGGCAACCTCCATCGGCATCGGTCTGTTCATCGCTTTTATCGGCATGAAGAACCTCGGCCTGATTGTCAAGAACGATGCCACCCTGGTCGGGCTGGGGCCGTTGACTCCGCCGGTTCTGCTGGGGTTGTTGGGCCTGCTGCTGATCGCTATTTTCGAGATCCGCAAAATTCGCGGTTCCATCCTGCTGGCGATCCTTATTATTGCCGTCATCGGGATGCTGACCGGCTTTTCTCCGGTCCCCACCGGACTGGTGGCGATCCCGCCATCAATCAGTCCGATCGCTTTTAAGCTCGATATCATGGGGGCGCTGAAACTGTCCATGTGGGCCAATATTTTCGCCTTCATGTTTGTCGATCTGTTCGACAGCCTGGGGACCATGCTTGCGGTTTGTCGGGAAGCCGGGCTGGCTGATGAAAAAGGTGATATCGTCGAATTGCCGGTCATGCTCAAGGCTGACGCCCTGGCCACGGTCGGTGGGGCGCTGCTGGGAACCAGCACCACCACCACCTATATCGAGTCGGCCAGCGGCGTGTCCGACGGCGGACGGACCGGCCTGGCTTCAGTGGTCACGGCCCTGTTGTTTTTGCTGGCGGCATTCTTTACCCCGGTGATCGTCGCGATCCCTGCCTTTGCCACGGCACCGGCTCTGATCGCGGTCGGTATCTTCATGATGCGCGGGGTCCGCGACATCGATTTTTACAATTTCGAAGAGGGGCTGCCGGCCTTTTTAACCTTTGTCATGATGCCGTTGAGCTTTTCAATCGCCAAGGGACTGGCTTTCGGTTTCCTGTCTTTTGTGTTGATCAAGATCTGCCTCGGCAAAGCGAAGGAGTGCGATCCGTTTTTGATCGGCGCGGCCTTTTTTTCCGCCTTGAGCCTGATCTATTAG